The Sporosarcina ureae genome includes a region encoding these proteins:
- a CDS encoding GNAT family N-acetyltransferase — protein sequence MEHKKTYFSRTFPHEEGELVIEGPVSSERLASFEFHEGLKAFRPSKQQQEALVKIATFPEGRINVARIDNMIVGYVTFLYPDPLERWYEADMDNLIELGAVEVVAAYRGARIGKSLLELSMLDDAMEDYIIITTEYYWHWDLKGTGLNVWDYRNMMEKMMRAGGLEFFSTDDPEVSSHPANALMARIGNRVDQQSIERFDRVRFKHRVNY from the coding sequence GTGGAACATAAAAAGACCTACTTTTCCAGGACATTTCCGCATGAAGAAGGTGAACTAGTCATTGAAGGGCCTGTTTCATCGGAGCGACTGGCCTCGTTTGAATTTCATGAGGGATTGAAAGCATTCCGTCCATCTAAACAACAACAAGAAGCACTAGTGAAAATCGCTACGTTCCCTGAAGGCCGGATCAATGTTGCGAGAATCGATAATATGATTGTTGGATATGTTACATTTTTATATCCTGATCCACTCGAACGCTGGTATGAAGCCGATATGGATAATTTAATAGAACTAGGCGCCGTTGAAGTGGTGGCTGCTTATCGCGGTGCTCGTATCGGTAAATCCTTACTGGAATTATCGATGCTGGATGATGCCATGGAAGATTATATTATTATTACGACTGAATATTATTGGCACTGGGATTTAAAAGGCACTGGTTTGAACGTATGGGACTATCGCAACATGATGGAGAAAATGATGCGTGCAGGCGGTTTGGAATTTTTCTCCACCGACGATCCTGAAGTCTCTTCCCACCCTGCCAATGCGCTAATGGCGAGAATCGGAAATCGAGTCGATCAACAATCCATCGAACGCTTTGATCGTGTCCGTTTCAAACACCGTGTTAATTACTGA
- the ccpA gene encoding catabolite control protein A: protein MAITIYDVAREANVSMATVSRVVNGNQNVKPATRKKVLDCIERLGYRPNAVARGLASKRTTTIGVIVPDMSKSYYAELSRGIADVATMYEYNIIISNSDKSTSREVELFEDHLGKQVDGLIFMSDSISPEVRKEMKTANVPIVLAGTLDFETNLPSVNIDHEQAAYEVTKRLIDNGHKRIAFVSGPFTRDINRVCKRVGYIRALEEAGMTIDESLIVETDNTYDDAYESWNVLGKLSDRPTAVMTSSDEVAIGIMNGVRDENLRIPEDLEIICFQHSILARIVRPQLTAIVVPLYDLGAVSMRLLTKLMNEEEVEETEVVLPYYLEERQSVKK, encoded by the coding sequence ATGGCGATCACTATTTACGATGTAGCAAGAGAAGCGAACGTATCGATGGCAACGGTTTCACGTGTAGTGAACGGCAATCAAAACGTGAAGCCGGCGACTCGCAAAAAAGTATTGGACTGTATTGAACGATTGGGATACCGGCCAAACGCTGTCGCTCGTGGACTGGCCAGCAAGCGTACTACGACGATTGGGGTCATTGTCCCGGATATGTCTAAGAGTTACTACGCCGAGCTATCCAGAGGGATTGCAGACGTTGCCACGATGTATGAGTACAATATTATCATCTCCAACTCGGACAAGAGTACTTCTCGAGAAGTGGAGTTGTTCGAAGACCATTTAGGTAAGCAAGTAGACGGGCTGATCTTCATGAGTGATTCTATTTCACCTGAAGTACGTAAAGAAATGAAAACAGCGAATGTTCCAATCGTCTTGGCAGGGACGTTGGATTTTGAAACCAATTTACCCTCTGTCAATATTGATCATGAACAAGCCGCATATGAAGTGACAAAGAGGTTGATCGACAATGGCCACAAGCGTATTGCATTTGTTTCGGGACCGTTTACGCGGGACATTAATCGTGTGTGCAAGCGTGTGGGATATATTCGCGCGTTGGAAGAAGCGGGAATGACGATCGATGAGTCATTGATCGTGGAAACCGACAATACGTATGACGATGCGTACGAAAGCTGGAATGTGCTAGGAAAGCTTTCTGATCGACCAACGGCTGTCATGACGAGTAGTGACGAAGTCGCAATTGGTATTATGAATGGCGTGCGGGATGAAAATCTTAGAATTCCTGAGGATTTAGAGATCATTTGTTTCCAACACTCTATTCTTGCGCGTATCGTTCGTCCGCAGTTGACTGCGATTGTCGTGCCATTGTATGACCTAGGTGCCGTATCGATGCGTTTGTTGACGAAGTTGATGAATGAAGAAGAAGTGGAAGAGACCGAAGTTGTACTACCTTACTATTTGGAAGAGCGACAGTCGGTTAAGAAGTAA
- the tyrS gene encoding tyrosine--tRNA ligase, which translates to MSNELMDDLRWRGLLYQQTNEEGLEKLLTDEKISLYCGVDPTADSMHIGHIVPLLTLRRFQLHGHKPILLIGGATGMIGDPSGRSEERQLQTTDQVEDNVRGIKKQLEMIFDFQTENGAKLVNNNDWIGSMSLIEFLRDYGKLLSVNYMLAKDNVASRLDQGISFTEFSYMLMQGADFNHLYDHHNCRVQIGGSDQWGNITTGLEVIRKMHDEEVKAYGFTIPLVTKADGTKFGKSAGGAVWLDAKKTSPYEFYQFWINAADADVVKYLKIFTFLSREEIEALEVSVQEEPHLRKAQKTLAEEMTRLVHGQDALDQALRISAALFSGDLKALTASEMKDAFKDVPTVEMEKADQNIVDFIVQAGVSPSKRQAREDVTNGAISFNGERITDTAFTVGAAQRLEDAFTIVRRGKKKYSMVKFV; encoded by the coding sequence ATGTCGAATGAATTAATGGATGATTTACGTTGGAGAGGTTTGCTATACCAGCAGACGAATGAAGAAGGTTTGGAGAAACTACTAACAGACGAGAAAATTTCTCTATACTGTGGGGTAGACCCAACAGCAGATAGTATGCACATCGGTCATATCGTACCGTTATTAACACTGCGTCGCTTCCAGTTACACGGACACAAGCCGATTCTATTAATCGGTGGCGCTACAGGGATGATTGGGGATCCATCTGGACGCTCTGAAGAACGTCAATTGCAAACGACCGATCAAGTAGAAGACAATGTTCGTGGAATTAAAAAACAACTGGAAATGATTTTTGATTTCCAAACAGAAAATGGCGCGAAACTGGTAAACAATAATGACTGGATCGGTTCCATGTCATTGATCGAATTTTTGCGTGACTACGGTAAATTGCTAAGCGTCAATTACATGCTAGCAAAAGATAATGTTGCGTCTCGTTTAGATCAAGGGATTTCCTTCACGGAATTCTCGTACATGTTGATGCAAGGTGCGGACTTCAACCACTTATATGATCACCATAATTGCCGTGTGCAAATCGGCGGATCCGATCAGTGGGGGAATATTACGACAGGTCTGGAAGTCATCCGTAAAATGCATGATGAAGAGGTAAAAGCATATGGATTTACGATTCCGTTAGTAACAAAAGCAGATGGCACGAAATTCGGTAAATCTGCTGGCGGTGCAGTATGGCTCGATGCAAAGAAAACTTCTCCATACGAGTTCTACCAGTTCTGGATCAACGCTGCAGACGCAGATGTTGTAAAGTACTTGAAAATCTTCACGTTCTTAAGCCGTGAAGAAATTGAAGCGCTGGAAGTCTCCGTACAAGAAGAGCCACATTTACGTAAAGCGCAGAAGACATTGGCGGAAGAAATGACGCGCCTAGTTCATGGACAGGACGCACTTGATCAAGCACTACGTATTTCGGCAGCACTATTTAGCGGTGATTTAAAAGCATTGACTGCTAGTGAAATGAAAGATGCGTTTAAAGACGTACCGACTGTAGAAATGGAAAAAGCGGATCAAAACATTGTAGATTTCATTGTGCAAGCGGGCGTATCTCCATCAAAACGCCAAGCGCGTGAAGACGTAACAAACGGTGCCATTTCGTTCAATGGAGAACGTATTACAGATACAGCGTTCACAGTAGGGGCAGCGCAACGCTTGGAAGACGCATTCACCATTGTAAGACGTGGGAAAAAGAAATATAGTATGGTGAAGTTTGTTTAA
- a CDS encoding bifunctional 3-deoxy-7-phosphoheptulonate synthase/chorismate mutase: MSKQDLGELRGTIDQLNLDILKLINERTGVIQEIGKLKEKQGVNRYDPVREREMLNVLKKVNHGPLPDGILEQVFKSIFMSALEVQQDEQKNALLVSRTKKPEDTIVDVNGHKIGDGHPSFVFGPCAVESYEQVLAVAKSIKAKGLTMIRGGAYKPRTSPYDFQGLGLEGLKILKRVADETGLSIVTEIITPSHLEEALEYIDVIQIGARNMQNFELLKEAGMVNKPVLLKRGMSATISEFVNAAEYIISKGNTEIMLCERGIRTYETATRNTLDISAVPILKQETHLPVFVDVTHSTGRKDLLLPTAKAAIAVGADGVMAEVHPDPAVALSDSAQQMDIEQFDKFYEEITRFMNTHQTI; this comes from the coding sequence ATGAGCAAGCAAGATTTAGGTGAGTTGAGAGGTACTATCGATCAGTTGAACTTAGATATTCTGAAATTGATCAACGAACGTACAGGCGTTATCCAAGAAATTGGTAAATTAAAAGAAAAGCAAGGTGTAAATAGATACGATCCGGTTCGCGAACGCGAGATGCTCAACGTCTTGAAGAAGGTAAATCACGGTCCTTTACCAGACGGTATCCTTGAACAAGTATTTAAATCTATTTTCATGTCAGCACTTGAAGTACAGCAAGATGAGCAGAAGAATGCATTGCTCGTATCCCGTACTAAAAAGCCTGAAGACACGATTGTTGATGTAAACGGCCATAAAATCGGAGACGGACATCCTTCTTTCGTATTCGGACCTTGTGCAGTAGAATCTTACGAGCAGGTTTTGGCAGTAGCCAAGTCAATCAAAGCAAAAGGATTAACGATGATTCGTGGGGGAGCTTACAAGCCACGTACATCTCCATATGATTTCCAAGGTTTAGGCTTGGAAGGTTTAAAAATTCTCAAGCGAGTTGCAGATGAAACTGGGCTTTCGATCGTCACAGAAATCATTACACCATCACACTTAGAGGAAGCACTCGAATACATCGATGTGATCCAAATCGGTGCACGTAACATGCAGAACTTTGAATTGCTGAAAGAAGCTGGAATGGTCAATAAGCCAGTACTTCTGAAGCGTGGAATGTCTGCAACGATTTCTGAGTTCGTCAATGCAGCTGAATATATTATATCTAAAGGTAATACGGAGATTATGTTATGTGAGCGAGGAATTCGTACATATGAGACGGCAACTCGAAACACGCTGGACATCTCTGCTGTTCCCATCTTGAAGCAAGAAACGCACTTACCGGTATTCGTGGATGTTACACACTCCACTGGCCGCAAAGATTTATTGCTTCCGACAGCGAAAGCAGCAATTGCAGTAGGAGCAGACGGCGTTATGGCAGAGGTTCATCCGGACCCAGCCGTAGCATTATCGGATTCAGCACAGCAAATGGATATTGAGCAGTTTGACAAGTTCTACGAAGAGATTACTCGCTTCATGAACACACACCAAACGATCTAA
- a CDS encoding acetoin utilization protein AcuC, which yields MKKQASFVFSPDQLNYEFSDTHPFNQKRIILTKDLLDEMNTIQPDDIVVPRTATDEELLLAHDAKYIEIVKKASQGDVNENIGSIYGIGTEDTPFFTGMHEASALLVGGTLTAIEEVMEGRSRYALNLGGGLHHGFQGKASGFCIYNDSSVAIKYLQQKYGARVLYVDTDAHHGDGVQWTFYDDPNVCTFSIHETGRYLFPGTGNVTERGNGAGYGTSFNFPVDAFTEDESFLYIYKTALREVVEHFKPDVILTQNGADAHYFDPLTHLYSTMKIYEEIPKLAKELADEFCDGKWIAIGGGGYDIWRVVPRAWSHLWLTMKDIPTPTGRLPEAWLNKWQPESPVSLIETWEDPEDLYEPVPRKKDINEKNEQMLTRALHVIRKH from the coding sequence ATGAAAAAACAAGCGAGTTTTGTCTTTTCTCCTGACCAATTAAACTATGAATTTTCGGATACCCACCCTTTTAATCAAAAGCGAATCATTCTAACAAAGGATTTACTAGACGAAATGAATACGATTCAGCCTGATGATATTGTTGTACCGCGCACAGCCACAGACGAAGAATTGCTTCTGGCTCATGACGCAAAATATATCGAAATCGTAAAAAAAGCGAGCCAGGGAGATGTCAACGAAAATATCGGTAGTATCTATGGAATCGGCACGGAAGATACACCATTTTTCACCGGTATGCATGAGGCGAGTGCATTGCTTGTGGGTGGCACACTTACAGCGATTGAAGAAGTAATGGAAGGTCGTTCACGATATGCGCTGAACCTCGGTGGCGGCTTGCATCACGGCTTCCAAGGAAAAGCTTCTGGCTTTTGTATTTATAATGATAGTTCAGTAGCGATTAAATACTTACAGCAAAAATATGGCGCGCGCGTATTATACGTAGATACCGATGCGCACCATGGCGACGGCGTGCAATGGACGTTTTACGATGACCCGAATGTCTGTACATTCTCCATTCACGAAACAGGCCGCTACTTATTTCCCGGGACAGGCAACGTGACGGAACGAGGAAATGGAGCAGGTTATGGCACGTCATTCAACTTTCCTGTAGATGCATTTACGGAAGACGAATCTTTCTTATATATCTATAAAACTGCCTTACGGGAAGTAGTAGAACACTTCAAGCCAGACGTCATTCTTACCCAAAATGGAGCAGATGCGCATTACTTCGATCCACTTACGCATCTGTATAGCACTATGAAGATCTACGAAGAAATTCCGAAACTAGCAAAAGAACTCGCGGATGAGTTCTGTGACGGGAAGTGGATTGCCATAGGCGGTGGTGGATACGATATCTGGCGTGTAGTACCTCGCGCGTGGTCGCACCTCTGGCTGACTATGAAGGACATCCCGACACCCACTGGTCGACTCCCAGAAGCTTGGCTAAACAAATGGCAACCCGAATCACCCGTTTCCCTTATCGAGACGTGGGAAGACCCTGAGGACTTATATGAACCAGTCCCCCGTAAAAAGGATATCAACGAAAAAAACGAACAAATGCTGACGAGAGCTTTGCACGTCATTCGAAAACACTAA
- a CDS encoding acetoin utilization AcuB family protein — MLIQDIMKKDVITLHSTHTIADAVQLMKEKRIRHIPIVKDGRIEGLVTDRDVKEASPSSISERLEPSLYETTLDKIMKTDLLIGHPRDFAEEAALMFYTYEIGCLPIVSNYQLVGILTKTDLLYNYIELTGANQPSSHIQIRVPNTPGILYEASKVFHDHNTNVLSVLVYPYQDNEEYKILAIRIKRMNPLPIIDGLKKQGFEVLWPSEPEIGV; from the coding sequence ATGCTAATACAGGATATTATGAAAAAAGACGTAATTACGCTTCATTCTACGCATACGATTGCAGATGCAGTACAGCTGATGAAGGAGAAACGTATCCGCCACATCCCGATTGTAAAAGATGGGCGGATCGAAGGACTAGTGACAGACCGTGACGTTAAAGAAGCTTCTCCTTCTAGCATTTCGGAAAGATTGGAACCTTCACTTTACGAAACAACACTCGATAAAATTATGAAAACCGATTTGCTAATCGGTCATCCGCGGGACTTTGCGGAAGAAGCTGCATTAATGTTTTATACGTATGAAATTGGTTGTTTACCCATCGTTTCTAATTATCAGCTAGTCGGCATTCTGACTAAAACCGATTTACTCTATAACTATATTGAATTAACAGGTGCCAATCAGCCAAGTTCACATATTCAAATACGTGTTCCGAACACGCCTGGTATTTTGTATGAAGCATCTAAAGTATTTCACGATCACAATACAAATGTACTCAGTGTGCTCGTCTATCCTTATCAAGATAATGAAGAGTACAAAATCTTGGCGATCCGCATTAAACGCATGAACCCTCTTCCAATTATCGACGGATTAAAAAAGCAAGGATTCGAAGTTCTTTGGCCAAGTGAACCGGAGATAGGCGTATGA
- a CDS encoding transglycosylase domain-containing protein: MNNEKNNRMKQLEDKFEQAKKEPWAKKLRIGTGVLWNLFILLLIFAVIGGVFASSVGAGYFASLVAKEPLRSKEELRDQVFTYEETSEMYFADGVYLGKINSDIERRQITLDKVNQYAIDAVLATEDEYFAEHKGVVPKAIFRGVFQDVTNSDSQTGGSTLTQQLVKNQILTNEVSYERKAKEILLAMRLEHFMTKDEILEAYLNIIPYGRDVMGQNIAGIETAARGIFGIKAADLSLPQAAYIAGIPQAPYTYTPFYSKNQGIKEREKLMYGVNRMKTVLFRMRDAGYITDAEWKEAKAYDVTKDFRQPSRRATERYPYVTQEIQNRTIEILAEVLAEKDGIDADRFEGDSKIKEKYEIMADRSMRTDGYRIYSTINKELYDKLNEVANNFQYYGYTYTSQSVDEESGKTITTENPVQVGAMMLENHTGKILSFVGGRDYELEAMNHSTQAYRENGSSMKPLLVYAPAIEYGVIGAGSPLVDVKFRRGSYAPANYFDRELGVLPARESLARSQNLSTIRLYDQIIDRNPIDFLKKMKFSNATDREGSGLAASLGTMDVSVEENTNAYATFANGGQFIQSYMIERIEDMDGNIIFEHKAEPTEVFSPETSYIITDMMRDVLKGNGTAARLPGLMNFRPDLAAKTGTSQQYGDAWLVGYNPNVSLGVWMGYKERTTPLYHGYNSGQMHPSERTARLYAQLMNTANTVIPDTIKARDTFKRPNGVVTRSFCGISGLAPSKACAAAGLVRSDLFNSKKMVPTKVDDSIVSSSAVRVNGRLYRALASTPREFVTSGGIGVTTEYGKRMLGRLGGDASKLLAGRGAYSNSVAGSTFPANNVPPAAVSAGQNGSVLTWTGSSSNDVIGYYIYQNGVRIGTVRDGASRSYKIGYGSYYVRAVDITGLLSGPSNTVTNAAPAPKPEPKPNTNSGTKPGTTTPEAKPDAKPQTNTESKPETTPEATPEPKPETKPDATPEPKPDAAPAAKE, encoded by the coding sequence TTGAACAACGAAAAGAATAATAGAATGAAGCAGCTTGAAGATAAGTTTGAACAAGCGAAAAAAGAGCCTTGGGCCAAAAAACTTCGCATTGGAACCGGCGTACTTTGGAACTTGTTTATTTTACTCCTAATCTTCGCTGTCATCGGGGGCGTATTTGCGAGTTCAGTTGGTGCAGGATATTTCGCTTCTCTCGTTGCGAAAGAACCGTTACGTTCTAAAGAAGAGCTTCGAGATCAGGTGTTTACGTATGAGGAAACATCTGAAATGTACTTTGCAGACGGTGTGTATCTAGGCAAGATCAACTCGGATATCGAGCGCCGACAAATTACGCTGGATAAAGTCAATCAGTATGCAATAGATGCTGTGCTCGCTACTGAGGATGAATACTTCGCGGAACACAAAGGTGTCGTGCCAAAAGCGATATTCCGTGGTGTATTCCAAGATGTCACGAACTCGGACAGTCAGACGGGCGGATCGACACTTACTCAACAGTTGGTGAAAAACCAGATTTTGACGAATGAAGTCTCGTATGAACGTAAAGCTAAAGAAATTTTGTTGGCCATGCGCTTGGAACATTTCATGACAAAGGACGAAATTCTAGAAGCGTACTTGAACATCATTCCTTATGGTCGTGATGTGATGGGACAAAATATCGCAGGCATCGAAACAGCTGCACGTGGAATCTTTGGCATTAAAGCCGCTGATTTAAGTTTACCGCAAGCTGCCTATATTGCGGGTATTCCACAAGCTCCTTATACGTACACGCCATTCTACAGTAAAAATCAAGGAATTAAAGAACGAGAAAAACTTATGTACGGTGTCAACCGAATGAAAACAGTATTGTTCAGAATGCGTGATGCAGGGTATATTACGGATGCGGAATGGAAGGAAGCGAAAGCTTACGATGTAACGAAAGACTTTAGACAACCTTCACGCCGTGCAACGGAACGTTATCCGTATGTCACGCAGGAAATTCAAAATCGCACAATCGAAATTTTAGCTGAAGTTTTAGCTGAAAAAGATGGCATCGATGCAGACCGTTTTGAAGGAGATTCCAAGATCAAAGAGAAATACGAAATCATGGCAGACCGTTCCATGCGTACAGATGGGTATCGGATCTACTCTACGATTAACAAGGAATTGTATGACAAACTTAATGAGGTCGCTAATAACTTCCAATACTACGGATATACGTATACTTCACAATCAGTGGATGAAGAGTCCGGTAAAACGATTACTACTGAAAATCCCGTACAAGTCGGCGCGATGATGTTAGAGAATCACACTGGCAAAATATTATCGTTTGTCGGTGGTCGTGATTACGAGCTAGAGGCAATGAATCACTCTACACAAGCTTACAGAGAAAACGGTTCATCCATGAAACCACTGCTAGTCTACGCTCCAGCTATCGAGTATGGTGTCATTGGCGCAGGTAGTCCACTAGTGGATGTGAAGTTTAGAAGAGGAAGCTACGCACCTGCCAACTACTTCGATCGCGAGCTTGGCGTATTACCAGCGCGTGAATCTTTGGCACGTTCACAAAACTTATCTACTATACGCCTTTATGATCAAATAATAGATAGAAATCCAATTGATTTCCTTAAGAAAATGAAGTTCTCGAATGCTACTGATAGAGAAGGCTCTGGTCTAGCTGCTTCATTAGGAACAATGGATGTATCTGTAGAAGAAAATACAAATGCATACGCTACATTTGCCAATGGCGGACAATTTATTCAATCATATATGATCGAACGGATTGAAGACATGGATGGCAATATAATATTTGAACACAAAGCGGAGCCAACGGAAGTATTCAGTCCAGAAACTTCATATATCATCACCGATATGATGCGTGATGTACTAAAAGGGAATGGTACAGCCGCAAGATTACCTGGTTTGATGAACTTCCGACCAGATTTGGCTGCGAAGACAGGGACATCCCAGCAATATGGAGATGCTTGGCTAGTCGGCTATAATCCAAACGTATCGCTTGGTGTATGGATGGGGTATAAAGAGCGTACCACTCCGTTATATCACGGCTACAACAGTGGTCAAATGCATCCATCAGAGCGGACAGCAAGATTGTATGCCCAATTGATGAATACAGCCAATACAGTAATACCTGACACGATCAAAGCAAGAGATACATTTAAGCGCCCTAACGGCGTTGTCACACGTTCGTTCTGTGGTATATCAGGACTTGCTCCTTCTAAAGCTTGTGCAGCAGCTGGACTTGTCCGATCGGATTTATTTAATTCGAAAAAGATGGTGCCGACAAAAGTGGATGACAGTATTGTTTCCTCTTCGGCCGTTCGAGTGAATGGTAGACTTTACCGGGCGCTAGCTTCTACTCCACGTGAATTTGTTACATCAGGAGGAATTGGCGTAACGACTGAATATGGCAAGCGCATGCTTGGACGATTGGGCGGAGATGCGTCCAAACTACTTGCAGGTCGTGGCGCTTATTCAAACAGTGTCGCAGGATCAACGTTCCCTGCAAACAATGTGCCACCTGCAGCCGTATCGGCAGGACAAAATGGTTCCGTCCTTACATGGACCGGCTCCTCTTCAAATGATGTAATCGGTTATTACATTTATCAAAACGGCGTCAGAATCGGTACAGTTCGTGACGGGGCTTCTAGATCGTACAAAATCGGATATGGTTCATATTACGTGCGCGCAGTAGATATTACCGGCCTGCTATCAGGACCTTCAAACACGGTAACCAATGCTGCACCTGCACCAAAGCCAGAACCGAAACCAAATACGAATTCTGGAACGAAACCGGGAACGACAACTCCAGAAGCGAAGCCGGATGCAAAACCGCAGACAAATACTGAATCAAAACCGGAAACTACACCGGAAGCTACACCAGAACCAAAACCAGAAACGAAGCCAGACGCTACACCGGAACCAAAGCCGGATGCAGCGCCTGCAGCAAAAGAATAA